From Aspergillus chevalieri M1 DNA, chromosome 4, nearly complete sequence, a single genomic window includes:
- a CDS encoding uncharacterized protein (COG:S;~EggNog:ENOG410PZQA;~SECRETED:SignalP(1-18)) codes for MQLSILSIVSTLAATAIAVPVAVPGENHHSTATVKFLGAADASFTQDFRTDGTETDIHNVLSISKISVPAGVTCTFDGIDGSVTKVSNQAVVDVGPPQTQVSGACWNL; via the exons ATGCAGctctccatcctctccatcgTCTCCACCCTGGCTGCCACGGCCATCGCCGTCCCTGTCGCCGTCCCAGGCGAGAACCACCACTCTACGGCCACAGTCAAGTTCCTCGGCGCCGCGGATGCCTCTTTCACCCAGGACTTCAGGACCGATGGCACTGAGACCGATATCC ACAACGTCCTGAGCATCTCCAAGATTTCCGTCCCCGCTGGCGTTACTTGCACCTTTGACGGGATTGACGGGAGTGTGACCAAGGTTAGCAACCAGGCGGTCGTCGATGTCGGTCCTCCGCAGACACAGGTTTCGGGGGCTTGCTGGAACCTGTGA
- the UTR1 gene encoding putative NAD+ kinase Utr1 (COG:G;~EggNog:ENOG410PGK0;~InterPro:IPR017438,IPR016064,IPR017437,IPR002504;~PFAM:PF01513;~go_function: GO:0003951 - NAD+ kinase activity [Evidence IEA];~go_process: GO:0006741 - NADP biosynthetic process [Evidence IEA];~go_process: GO:0019674 - NAD metabolic process [Evidence IEA]), with product MASFSASHGPLKHDTNNSDADSSSSSSPSPATSTATTAATARIATGPPPSAAPSLHSRDHVAHIDTSQTIETTPKASVNRSSSDSRSTVVAAQRFELPRTESESLLSSPSPSFLSLRSLTAPNHHPYRHRNALSSDTIPHQTIMKAIASRPSWSGSDSNMPPAASLGPLPSNTYPSPPAEKEEQLSSQSLAAALNRLQPEHELLDRSLVLQSPCFFHQRFDDAVNIKKVLEEIADDEWLSHSRLVQTATGVREVSKQLQRRPIKRAVKNVMIVTKARDNSLVRLTREVAAWLLSTPRYGSDLGVNVYVDAKLRNSKRFDAAGLLQSEPRFAHMLHYWTPDLCWSAPEKFDLVVTLGGDGTVLFTSWLFQRIVPPILSFSLGSLGFLTNFDFDDYKSHLNAVMGDVGMRVNLRMRFTCTVFRKDRSKGAEAGAVEEGEQFEVLNELVIDRGPSPYVSNLELYADNELLTVVQADGCIFSTPTGSTAYSLSAGGSLVHPSIPGILLTPICPHTLSFRPMVLSDSSLLRIAVPINSRSTAYCSFDGKGRIELRQGDYVTIEASQYPFPTVVSGNGEWFQSVRRALRWNTRGAMQKGWNGPSPDDPDFAVDGNEDEEWDIDTDVGLGGTDSGVGPSEDGDVPTSPIRRQMSLLQM from the exons ATGGCTTCGTTTTCAGCCAGCCATGGCCCCTTGAAACACGATACTAATAATTCTGACGCTGattcatcctcctcgtcatcgcCATCCCCTGCGACTTCTACTGCCACTACTGCGGCCACCGCTAGGATTGCGACGGGCCCTCCACCTTCAGCCGCACCGTCATTGCATTCTCGAGACCATGTCGCGCACATAGACACATCGCAGACAATAGAAACGACCCCTAAAGCGTCTGTCAACCGCTCGTCCTCCGATTCTCGCTCCACCGTCGTTGCTGCGCAAAGATTCGAGCTCCCTCGTACAGAATCCGAATCCCTCTTATCCTCACCATCGCCGTCCTTCCTTTCGCTGCGGTCGCTGACAGCCCCCAATCATCATCCCTATCGCCATCGGAACGCCCTGTCCAGCGATACCATTCCTCACCAAACCatcatgaaagcaatcgcgTCGCGTCCGTCATGGTCCGGCAGTGATTCCAACATGCCGCCGGCGGCATCTCTCGGACCCCTCCCCTCCAACACATACCCTAGTCCTCCtgctgagaaggaagagcaaCTATCATCGCAAAGTCTAGCTGCGGCGCTTAACCGTCTGCAACCGGAACATGAGTTACTGGATCGGTCGCTTGTGCTACAATCGCCGTGCTTCTTTCATCAGCGGTTTGATGATGCGGTCAATATTAAGAAGGTGCTCGAGGAGATTGCGGATGATGAGTGGTTGTCACATTCGCGCTTGGTACAGACTGCCACAGGTGTCAGGGAGGTGTCGAAGCAGTTACAGCGACGGCCCATCAAACGGGCAGTCAAGAATGTCATGATTGTCACCAAAGCGCGGGATAACAGCCTGGTGCGCTTGACGCGTGAGGTGGCAGCATGGCTTCTGTCTACACCACGATACGGTAGTGATCTGGGCGTGAATGTGTACGTTGATGCCAAATTACGGAACTCCAAGCGCTTCGACGCGGCGGGTTTATTACAATCTGAACCGCGTTTTGCACATATGCTGCATTACTGGACCCCAGACCTGTGCTGGTCAGCGCCTGAAAAGTTCGACCTCGTTGTTACACTAGGAGGTGATGGGACCGTGCTGTTTACATCGTGGCTTTTCCAGCGCATCGTGCCACCGatcctctccttctcatTGGGCAGCTTGGGCTTCCTGACAAATTTCGATTTTGATGATTATAAATCACACCTGAATGCCGTGATGGGGGACGTGGGTATGCGGGTCAACCTACGGATGCGGTTTACATGCACGGTGTTCCGGAAAGACCGGAGCAAGGGCGCAGAAGCGGGTGCGGTGGAGGAAGGCGAACAATTCGAAGTGTTGAACGAGTTGGTGATTGACCGGGGGCCTTCACCATATGTCTCGAATCTGGAGTTGTATGCGGATAACGAGTTATTGACGGTGGTTCAGGCGGATGGTTGTATATTCTCCACGCCAACAG GATCAACCGCTTACTCCCTTTCCGCCGGTGGCTCTCTCGTCCACCCATCAATCCCTGGAATCCTCTTGACACCTATCTGCCCTCACACCCTCTCCTTCCGCCCCATGGTCCTCTCAGACTCTTCACTCCTCCGCATCGCAGTCCCCATAAACTCCCGCTCAACAGCATACTGCTCCTTCGACGGCAAGGGCCGCATCGAACTCCGCCAAGGCGACTACGTCACCATCGAAGCGAGCCAATACCCTTTCCCAACAGTAGTTTCCGGCAACGGCGAGTGGTTCCAGAGCGTCCGCCGCGCCTTACGCTGGAATACCCGCGGAGCCATGCAGAAAGGCTGGAATGGCCCGTCACCCGATGATCCCGACTTCGCAGTTGACGGgaacgaagatgaagagtgGGATATCGATACGGATGTCGGGTTAGGAGGCACGGATAGCGGCGTTGGACCGAGTGAGGACGGAGATGTTCCTACAAGTCC
- a CDS encoding putative EF-hand calcium-binding domain protein (COG:S;~EggNog:ENOG410PNU4;~InterPro:IPR005645,IPR029058;~PFAM:PF03959), which produces MRVLCLHGKGTSGAIFKSQTASFRAHLAPLNIDFDFVDAPIPSSPAPGVDLFYSPPYYSWWEGESAEAIKTARQWLKTHLILSGPYDAVMMFSQGCTLGSSSLLLHAIEEPRSPPLFKAAIFICGGPPLAVAETLGYQMSFEMRERDNWSRAALAQQADSSAILTQGAARWRGGWWDIPDEEQLREEMEFPWRIEIPTVHIYGDKDPRYLAGVQLSALFDTDNMKTYAHDGGHEIPRKDVVNRKIAELVKWALESAKLQ; this is translated from the exons ATGAGGGTACTCTGTCTCCACGGAAAAGGTACCAGCGGTGCCATATTCAAATCGCAAACCG CCTCATTCCGCGCCCACCTGGCGCCCCTCAACATCGACTTCGACTTTGTCGACGCCCCaatcccctcctcccctgCCCCGGGCGTAGACCTCTTCTATAGCCCGCCCTACTATTCCTGGTGGGAAGGCGAGTCCGCCGAAGCCATTAAGACTGCTCGCCAATGGCTGAAAACCCATCTCATCCTCTCGGGCCCCTACGATGCTGTCATGATGTTCTCGCAGGGCTGCACACTGGGTTCGAGCTCGCTGTTGCTCCACGCGATTGAGGAACCGCGCTCGCCTCCGCTGTTTAAGGCGGCTATTTTTATCTGCGGTGGGCCCCCGCTTGCTGTCGCGGAGACGCTGGGGTACCAGATGAGTTTCGAGATGCGAGAGAGGGATAATTGGTCCCGTGCGGCGCTGGCGCAGCAGGCTGATTCGTCCGCGATCCTGACTCAGGGGGCTGCGCGGTGGAGGGGCGGTTGGTGGGATATACCAGATGAAGAACAATTGCGGGAGGAGATGGAGTTTCCATGGAGGATTGAGATTCCGACGGTTCATATCTATGGGGATAAGGATCCGCGGTATCTTGCGGGGGTACAGTTGTCGGCGCTGTTTGACACGGATAATATGAAGACGTATGCTCATGATGGTGGGCATGAGATTCCGCGGAAGGATGTTGTCAATCGGAAGATTGCCGAGTTGGTGAAGTGGGCGTTGGAGAGTGCTAAACTGCAGTAA
- the RRP46 gene encoding putative exosome complex subunit Rrp46 (COG:J;~EggNog:ENOG410PMYB;~InterPro:IPR027408,IPR036345) gives MVGPTATLTPLARTDGSASYQCPATGFNILSSVNAPVELPGRRDALKPEDATVEVLVKPGTAPNGVGEQYVKEIIKNMLGKLVLGRERGFPRRGVVVTLAVIGGESVARGDSYLTMLPALLHASLLALLSAAVPLSMTFSATVLAVTRPGDIVSEPSLKIAKAATSLHALAFSSKGHLLLNESQGTFDFDTWERVHDRALTLCRGQAGGSDEDVSMAENGDGQPLEGFIRETVEDKVHRDYAWKIDED, from the exons ATGGTTGGACCAACTGCGACCCTCACGCCTCTCGCCCGTACTGACGGTTCCGCATCATACCAATGTCCGGCCACCGGCTTCAACATTCTCAGCTCAGTCAACGCGCCTGTTGAACTTCCCGGCCGTCGTGACGCATTGAAGCCCGAGGATGCCACTGTCGAAGTGCTCGTGAAACCCGGTACCGCTCCGAACGGCGTTGGTGAACAGTATGTGAAAGAGATCATCAAGAATATGCTGGGGAAATTGGTCCTCGGACGTGAGAGGGGATTCCCGCGTCGGGGTGTGGTTGTTACATTGGCGGTTATTGGTGGTGAGAGTGTTGCACGGGGTGATTCG TATCTGACGATGCTTCCTGCACTCCTTCATGCTTCGCTGCTCGCTCTTCTCTCCGCCGCTGTGCCTCTGTCGATGACTTTCTCGGCCACGGTTCTGGCAGTCACCAGGCCAGGCGATATTGTTTCGGAACCGTCTTTGAAAATTGCCAAGGCCGCCACATCGTTGCACGCTCTGGCGTTCTCGTCCAAGGGACATTTGCTGCTCAACGAAAGCCAAGGTACCTTCGATTTCGACACATGGGAACGGGTGCACGACCGCGCGTTGACACTTTGCCGTGGTCAGGCCGGCGGTTCCGATGAGGATGTCTCAATGGCGGAGAACGGAGACGGACAACCTCTGGAGGGCTTCATCCGGGAGACTGTGGAGGATAAGGTTCATCGCGACTATGCCTGGAAGATCGATGAGGATTGA